CGCAGCGGCAACCTGCTGCTGTGTGTCTGTGTGGGCCGACGGGTTAGACCTAAGCACCACTACTGCCACCGCCCATAAGGTTGGGAAGCTTGCCCTCCCTTGCATTTTCAAGGAGGATGTACGCTTCGCTCGAAAACTTCTCGCGCGGGAGATGTGCAAGAGCGACGCGCGCAAACTCGGGTAAGCCTACCAACATAGCTGATAGACGCGCGACAAAGCCAGATTCAAGCTCGAGCTTGAACCAGCCCATACCCTGCGAGTAAGTAACGACCTTCACTTCCGACCATATGAACTGGCGGCGCGACCCAAACATTCCACCGTAATCCATGCCTGAATCAGAAATGGAATGGCGACCGAAGTAGTAGGCCGTGATCAAAGGCAGGGAAGCAATAGCGAACGCGCAGAAGGCTAAGGTCGTTCCAACGGTGCTAGTACTGTTTTTCCCAACTGTGTTTGACAAGATGGCAATGGCAAGCCAAAACACAAGCGACACAATCCCGATGATGAGAATTGAAGTTGGTTGAACGAGGGCTCGTGCTTGCGAAGTAGGTCGAGCTCTTGAACGGCTGCGAGCAACCCACCCCATCACAAGGGCCATGAGAACGCCCCACACGATCCATTGAACGGCCGATGCTAAAACGTGATTTGACACTGTCGCTTCCTTTTAGGTCTAACTTTGATTTAAACGGCAAAACGCCGGATACCCACAATGGCAGTCGTTAAACAAAGTCGGCCTCCTGTGTGAAAAGTTGTTTCAAATCAACATACTGCGCCATCTTACTTCGGCTACGAGAAGGTTTAACAGAATCGACAAGCCCGACAGCGCCCACCCTATGGCTCTTTGCCCAGCGAGAGGCCTGAATCGTAGCGATCTGTCCGCTTTCTGGCAGATCAATTGGGTGCCCGCTTTGGGTCGAAAGCTCCAGTTCAGGTCATGGGGAAGCGGTCGGTGGAGCGGCGCCAACCTGCTCCCGGGAAACCTAAGGCCGCAGTACCTCGTACAGACGCCATTCAGGCCACCTCGGGTCGTTGAATCCAACGGCCGCTTCCTGCCAGTCAGCGTGAGTAGGTTTGGCAGCGCTCACAGACAGCAATCTCTGCATACCCGTCACCGATCCTTGAAGAGCGTGCATTGGCGGCGGGTCGATATGAGAAAGACATCGCAGCAAAGTTAAAAACGACCAGAGCCCCATGCCAGACTGCTCCCAAACTCGTGCCAACCCCTGCGCCAGCATCCAGAGCACCTCCCGGATCCGCCGCGAGGCGCGCAGTTCGCAGCGGGTGAACAGCCAGATCGGAAGCTTGCGGTGTGTCACTTCACCGTGCTCGCGCCCCGTGCCTGGCGTGTTGCGCGCGATATCTTCCATCTCCACGCCGATGTCCATGCTCAGGCGAGCCAAGGCCCGATGGGCCTGCGAGTGATCTGCGCAAAAATGGCGTTTCGGCTTAGCCACACACGCCCGGATGCACCACCATCAACCCCTTCGCTATGCGGGGCATGGCGTAAGGCGCGGGCGCTTATGGGCTCGTCAGGGCCGGCGTGCGCGAGAGCGTTGCCATTGCTGCGAAGGTCATGGCACGGGCTTCGGGCTCTATGGTTTCAACGGCTGGGGCGCACACCCTGTCGACCGTTTCGCATGCGATGTTCACCAGCGCACGACCCGCTGGCCGAAGCACGGCGTGGCGCTGGCCGGCGTTGCCGATGCGCTCGACAAGGCCGATTTTTTCCAGCGCGATCAGTTGGCGCAGAACCGCGGATTGCTGCTGACCGAGGGGTCGGGTCAGCGCTGGCAGCGCCGCCCGGTTCCCATCCGCTTGCGCCAGCAAGCTGAGCAGCGCGAAGTCGTTGAATCCAATGCCATGGTGGGTGCCCAGTTCTTCATCGAGCCTCAGGTGCAAGCTGGCGTTGGCGCGGTGCAGCGCCAAACAGAAGTCAACCGTCGCGTTCATCGGGGAGCCCGCCCTGCTTCGTCGTAGCCCTGTTCGCCGCCGCTGGCCACTTCCTGGCGCCAGAGCGCGGTCAGCTGCGCCAGTTCCTCGGTGGGGTTGAACGCCGGGTCATCGCTGTGCTTGAGCATGTCGAGCACCTCAAACGAAAAACTGCTCTCGCCGCAAGCCTTCCAGTCTTGGGCGAGCCGCGCGTTGCGGTGCGTTCCATGCCGCAATTCAAACAGATGCCGGTTGAGGCTGCCTTGAACATTGGCGCTGCCCGCGACCAGCGCCCGTCCCGTCAGGTGGTTACGGATCGCGTACACGCCGGCCCGCGTTTTGGTCTCCAGATATTCCTTTTTCAGCGCTTGCCTGTTCGTCATCACCGTTCCATTCGTTCTGCTGGTCCCGCGCCGTCTGGCGGGCCTGCCGAATAATACCCGGGTTAAATTTACGCGTCAATAAAATCCGGGTAAAAACAATGGTGGCGTGACAACAAGAGGCATGCGGCCATGGCCCCCTTCTTGTTCGATACCGCAGTGGCCGCGAGGCGGCATTGCCCATCCGGGCGAGGGCCGACAGCCGGGGCCATTTCAAGCGCATGCCTGGTGCAGCGCTCTTGGGCCTCGGTTCGCAGGCACCGACATGCGCTCACCGCGAGAAAATGGATGCACAACACGGCAACGCCCCTCTTCCAGCAAGCGTCGCCAGGCCTGTGTCCCCTCGCAATCAGGAGGCGGCGCAGCCTTCAAGGCCTGATGCTCATCACCCATTCGGCCAGGGTTTTCAGGTCGGCCTGGCCCATGGTGTCGTGAGCGGGCATGGGGGTTCGGCCCCATTTGCCTTTGGAGCCGCGCTGGATGGACTGCACCAGCGACGGCACGGCATCTTTGTCGTCTTTGTATCTGTCGGCCACGGCGATGTACGACGGGCCAACGATCTTTTCCTTGGCCGAGTGGCAAGACAGGCAGCCGTTGGTTTTGGCCAGCTCAATGGCAGTGGCTTCGTCCACGGCATGCGCGGCGGCGGAAGCGAGCAGAAGACTGGCGGTCATGAAAATGAGGTGTCGCATGTCACGGGTCTCGAATCGTTGAAAGCATTGGACAAAAAAAGGGGTGGGAGCTCGTGCAAGGCAACGAATGCCAAGAGCGCCCACCCGGCACACACCACGGAACTGGCTTCGCCAGCCCGCAGGTGTGGCCCCCCATCAGGGGGGAAGACGCGCAGCGGCGCCGGGGGGGAATCACTTCAAGAGCTTGAAGGTCCAGACCGAGCCACCCTGCTCCAGCAGGTTGACTTTCTTGGCCACTTCCCCACCCCACAACGGCACAGCACCGCCCCAACCAGAGACCACACTCACGTACTGCTCGCCGCCTTCGGTCCAGGTAATGGGAGGCGCCACCACGCCAGAACCGGTCTGGAATTGCCAGACCACTTTGCCGGTCTTGGCATCCGCGGCCTTGAGGTAGCCCTCAGGCGTGCCCCAGAACACCAGATCGCCAGCGGTCATCACGCCACCCCACAGCGGGGCCTCGTTCTTGATTTCCCATTCGATCTTGCCGGTCTTGGGGTTCACCGCACGCAGCGAGCCGATGTGGTCCTCAAACAATGGCTTGATGGTGAAACCCGCGCCCAGGTAAGCGGCGCCCTTTTTGTAGGTGATGGGTTCGTTCCAGATCTCCATGCCCCATTCGTTGGTGGGCACGTAGAACAGGCCGGTTTTCGGGCTGTAGGCCATGGGCATCTGGTTTTTGCCACCCAGGAATCCTGGTACAGCAAACACCGACGTGCCTTTGGTACCGTCGCCACCCGCGGCGGTCGGGTCGCCAGGGCGGTTGGCCGGGTCGAAATTGGGTCGGCCGGTTGTCAAGTCGATACCGGTGGCCCAGGTGATTTTCTTGACAAACGGAAAGGCGTTTTGCAGCTTGCCGTTGGCCGCGTCGAGCACGTAGAAGAAGCCGTTGCGGTCGGCTTTGGCGCCCATGCGCTTGCCATCCATGTCGAACGTGATGAACTCGTTCACGCCGTCATAGTCCCAGCCGTCATTGGGCGTGCCCTGGTAGTGCCAGGCGATCTTGCCGGTCTTGACGTCGATTGCCACGGTAGAGGATGAGTACAGGTTGTCACCCTTGCGCACATGGCTGTTCCATGGGCCCGGGTTGCTGGTACCAAAATAGGCCAGCCCCGTCTTGGCATCGTACGAGCCACCCAGCCACGGCGCGGCACCGCCGTTCTTCCAGGTTTCGCCCGGCCAGGTCGCGTTGAGGGTACCGGAGATCCCATTCTCTTTGCCATCTTTGTAGCCCATGTGGCCTTCGACCACGGGGCGCGACCAGACCAGCTTGCCAGTCAGGGGGTCGCGCGCTTCCACGCGGCCCACCACGCCGAACTCACCACCAGACAAGCCGGTCAACAACAGGCCTTCGGCAATCAGCGGTGCAGCGGTGTAGCTGTAGCCGGCAGAGTAGTCGTCGATTTTCTCGCGCCAGACCACCTTGCCGGTCTCCTGATCGAGGGCAACGAGCTGTGCGTCGAGTGTGCCGAAGATCACCAGGTTGTCGTACAGCGCTGCGCCACGGTTGACCACATCGCAACAAGGCATGATGCCTTCGGGCAGGCGGTGCTCGTACTTCCAGAGCTTCTTGCCGGTCTTGGTGTCGAGCGCGTAAATGCGCGAGTACGACGCGGTGACGAACATCTTGCCCTTGTTGACCAAAGGCTGCGATTCCTGCCCGCGCTGTTTCTCGCCACCAAACGACATGGACCACACGGGCACCAGCTTGCCAATGGTTTTCGCATTGACCTGGTTCAGGCTGGAATGGCGCTGGCCCTGGGTGCCCATGCCCCATGAGAGCACGTCATCGGGGGTGTTGGCATCGTTGGCGATCATTGCGTCGGTGACGCCTTGGGCGCCAACGTGGGCCGTGGCGGCCATGACCAAAAGGCTCAATAGGGTACGTTTCACTGTGTTGTCTCCTGCTCGTTCGTGAAGTTGATGACGGCGACCGGTTGCGCAGGCCAACCGAACAAAGGCTTCGCAGAACGAAACCCCATTCGATACAGCCCTCCCCGGCTTGGCGTGAACTCTCGACCCTCCGGTCAGTGGGTTGCACACCTCCTTAATGGCAACTTCTGTGCCAGTGCAGGCTTGCGGGTTTTCCCGCATCTTTAACGCCCTCAAAACCCCCCGCAAACACCCAAATCCGCTCCTGATGCCCCATGGCGACCACAAGCGAACAACCGCGCCTGTGACACTGTTCAAAATTGGGGCAATGGCGCTGCCCGCCTTGCAACACTTGCGGATCAGGCAGACCGCTTGCAGGGGCGTTCAGCGAGCGGACGTGCTGAACGCTCTTTGCTCATAGCGCGGGTACCACTGCGCCAGGCTGCGCTGCAGTTCGGCGGGCTGCGCTGCCCAGGCAGCAAACCGCTCGGGCACCGGCAGACGCAAGACCTCGCTCAGATCCAGCCCTCGCTCAGCACTCTCGCGCATGGTGGTGGTGAGCCATTGCAACCAGTCGCGCGTTTCGGCTATGCCGACAATGCCGCCATGCAGGGGGCCGTGGCTGGGCACCACCTGCTTGAACACGCCGCTCTGTTGCCAATGTGCCAGGGTGTCGAGGCTGTCGAGCCAGGCGGAAAAATCGGCGTGGGGTGTGGTCGGCACCCGTCTGGAAAAAATCAGGCCGCCTGCAAACAACACCCCCGTGGTGTGGTCGATCACCACCAGATCATCGGCCGTGTGACCGCGCAAGCGGCGCAGCTCCAGCTTGTGGCCACCCACCACCCGCGTTTGCGGCTCGACGGGGGTATTCGCAGGGGTGGATTCGGTGGCCTTCATCCAGTCACCACACAAACGGTAGAGGTTGTCGGCGTAGGCGTTGCCTTCTGCTTGTTGCCCGGCGATGGTGCCCGGCAAGGCCTGAACCGGCCGGTCGGCCCAGGCCTGGTTGCCAAAGAAGTAGTCGGGGTGCAGGTTGAGGTTGAACACGTGGCGCACGGGCTCACGGGTCACCCCCTCGATGGTCTGGCGTTGCTGCTCACCGTAAAGGCGCGAAGTTCCGGTGTTGATCACCACCACGCCTTCACCGGTGGCGATGAAGGCGGTGTTGATGATGTTGCATCCGTTGGCGCGACCGAAGTCGTCCACGGCACCTTCGATCACCCAGGTGTCTTGGGCAATCTGGCGGGGCTGCAGGTGGTAGTTGAAGGTGGCGATATCGGCCTGCGCGAGTGCGACCGTTGACGCACCCAACAACCCCGCGACCACGCTAGCGACCAGGGCGCTGGCCCCTGCCAGCCGCTTCATGCTTTCACCTCGGCGTTGATCGGGTTGCCATTGTTGTCGCGCCCCACAAGCCGCAAGCCCGGCGGCAACCGGGTGGGCAGTTCGAACGTGAGTATGGGGTTTTCAGACAGCGGCTCATGGGGCGAGAGGCGCCACCAGACCTGACCGGCGCCGTCCACCAGTTGCAGGTTTTCGATATAGAACGCGGGAGTGCCGGCCACCAACCCCGTGTCCATGGGATGCATGATGCGCACGCGCAGCCGCTTGCTGCCTTCGATCACGTTGCTGAAAAAGCGCGTTTGCACCTGGTTGAGCGTGCGGCTCCATGAGCCATCGGCCCGTGTCGCCCCGGGCACGGTGCAACCGCCGCCAGCGGCCTGCACCCATGTGCTACCCACGTGCCAGCGGCCATCGCGCGTTTTGACCAAGGCTCGCACAGGCGAAGCCTGCTCCATGCGAATGCGAAACGCCAACATGGGCAGGGCCTTCAAAGGCTCGAAGTCGAGCACGTGGCGCACCGGGTTGCGGTCCACCACCACCCGAATCAGCTCGATGCCACCACCCTGATCATTGAGCTGGCGTGCATCAAGCAACAAAGGCACGTTCATGGCATCGTCGGCAAACGCCGGCCCCTGGATGCTCACGGCCTCCGAAAACGCCACCGGGCTGTTGCCCAAAAATTCGTCGCGCAGGCCTGGCCATTGCATGGAGCCCAAAGGGTCGCCACCGGTTTGATCGATTTCCGATGAGCGGGCCACGCCGCTGCCCGCCAACAAACCCCAGGCCAACAGCTGTCGGCGTTGCCAAGTCTTCGTCATGTTTGTTTCTTTCCTGGCGGGCCCCGGAACGGAACGTTCAGGCCGAGCCCTTTTTGCGAATCCAGCCGCGCTGCGGGTCGTAGCCCCACAAGGCAAGGACAAAAAACACCGCGCTGCAGCCCAGCACCACCGCCCAGGAAAGCCCGTGAAACTGCCCCACCATGGCATAGCGAATGGCCTCCACCGCGTAGGTGAAGGGGTTGAACTCGGCCAACTTGAGAATCCACCAGGCGCCCGACTCTTCGAGTTTCCACAGCGGGTACA
This region of Hydrogenophaga crassostreae genomic DNA includes:
- a CDS encoding quinoprotein relay system zinc metallohydrolase 1, with the translated sequence MKRLAGASALVASVVAGLLGASTVALAQADIATFNYHLQPRQIAQDTWVIEGAVDDFGRANGCNIINTAFIATGEGVVVINTGTSRLYGEQQRQTIEGVTREPVRHVFNLNLHPDYFFGNQAWADRPVQALPGTIAGQQAEGNAYADNLYRLCGDWMKATESTPANTPVEPQTRVVGGHKLELRRLRGHTADDLVVIDHTTGVLFAGGLIFSRRVPTTPHADFSAWLDSLDTLAHWQQSGVFKQVVPSHGPLHGGIVGIAETRDWLQWLTTTMRESAERGLDLSEVLRLPVPERFAAWAAQPAELQRSLAQWYPRYEQRAFSTSAR
- a CDS encoding c-type cytochrome yields the protein MTASLLLASAAAHAVDEATAIELAKTNGCLSCHSAKEKIVGPSYIAVADRYKDDKDAVPSLVQSIQRGSKGKWGRTPMPAHDTMGQADLKTLAEWVMSIRP
- a CDS encoding quinoprotein dehydrogenase-associated SoxYZ-like carrier, yielding MTKTWQRRQLLAWGLLAGSGVARSSEIDQTGGDPLGSMQWPGLRDEFLGNSPVAFSEAVSIQGPAFADDAMNVPLLLDARQLNDQGGGIELIRVVVDRNPVRHVLDFEPLKALPMLAFRIRMEQASPVRALVKTRDGRWHVGSTWVQAAGGGCTVPGATRADGSWSRTLNQVQTRFFSNVIEGSKRLRVRIMHPMDTGLVAGTPAFYIENLQLVDGAGQVWWRLSPHEPLSENPILTFELPTRLPPGLRLVGRDNNGNPINAEVKA
- a CDS encoding MarR family winged helix-turn-helix transcriptional regulator is translated as MNATVDFCLALHRANASLHLRLDEELGTHHGIGFNDFALLSLLAQADGNRAALPALTRPLGQQQSAVLRQLIALEKIGLVERIGNAGQRHAVLRPAGRALVNIACETVDRVCAPAVETIEPEARAMTFAAMATLSRTPALTSP
- a CDS encoding PQQ-dependent methanol/ethanol family dehydrogenase, whose amino-acid sequence is MAATAHVGAQGVTDAMIANDANTPDDVLSWGMGTQGQRHSSLNQVNAKTIGKLVPVWSMSFGGEKQRGQESQPLVNKGKMFVTASYSRIYALDTKTGKKLWKYEHRLPEGIMPCCDVVNRGAALYDNLVIFGTLDAQLVALDQETGKVVWREKIDDYSAGYSYTAAPLIAEGLLLTGLSGGEFGVVGRVEARDPLTGKLVWSRPVVEGHMGYKDGKENGISGTLNATWPGETWKNGGAAPWLGGSYDAKTGLAYFGTSNPGPWNSHVRKGDNLYSSSTVAIDVKTGKIAWHYQGTPNDGWDYDGVNEFITFDMDGKRMGAKADRNGFFYVLDAANGKLQNAFPFVKKITWATGIDLTTGRPNFDPANRPGDPTAAGGDGTKGTSVFAVPGFLGGKNQMPMAYSPKTGLFYVPTNEWGMEIWNEPITYKKGAAYLGAGFTIKPLFEDHIGSLRAVNPKTGKIEWEIKNEAPLWGGVMTAGDLVFWGTPEGYLKAADAKTGKVVWQFQTGSGVVAPPITWTEGGEQYVSVVSGWGGAVPLWGGEVAKKVNLLEQGGSVWTFKLLK
- a CDS encoding GIY-YIG nuclease family protein, which produces MTNRQALKKEYLETKTRAGVYAIRNHLTGRALVAGSANVQGSLNRHLFELRHGTHRNARLAQDWKACGESSFSFEVLDMLKHSDDPAFNPTEELAQLTALWRQEVASGGEQGYDEAGRAPR